In a genomic window of Thermoanaerobaculales bacterium:
- a CDS encoding thiamine pyrophosphate-dependent enzyme: MAETVFSRPGALAPVTTHYCPGCTHGIIHRLIAEVIDELGIRERSVGVSPVGCAVLAYNYFTVDFQEASHGRAPAVATGIKRARPDLIVFTYQGDGDLASIGMAEIIHCANRGEKVTVVFVNNAIYGMTGGQMAPTTMPGQIATTCPLGRDVEQCGHPIRIAELLATLRTPSFVARTAVHTPLHAVNAKEMLRRAFRYQVAGTCFSLVEVLSTCPTNWGVPPVEANRWLAQNMVPYYPLGVFKTPEAGDRAAKPAAGD; this comes from the coding sequence ATGGCTGAGACGGTCTTCTCGCGGCCCGGGGCACTCGCCCCGGTCACGACCCACTACTGCCCCGGCTGCACCCACGGCATCATCCACCGGCTGATCGCCGAGGTGATCGACGAGCTCGGCATCCGCGAGCGGTCGGTCGGGGTCTCGCCGGTGGGCTGCGCGGTGCTCGCCTACAACTACTTCACGGTCGACTTCCAGGAGGCGTCGCACGGCCGCGCGCCGGCGGTGGCGACCGGCATCAAGCGCGCCCGCCCGGACCTCATCGTCTTCACCTACCAGGGCGATGGCGACCTGGCGTCGATCGGGATGGCCGAGATCATCCACTGCGCGAATCGCGGCGAGAAGGTGACCGTGGTGTTCGTCAACAACGCGATCTACGGGATGACCGGCGGACAGATGGCGCCGACCACCATGCCCGGTCAGATCGCGACGACCTGCCCGCTCGGCAGGGACGTCGAGCAGTGCGGCCACCCGATCCGGATCGCCGAGCTGCTGGCGACGCTGCGCACCCCGTCGTTCGTGGCGCGCACCGCGGTGCACACGCCGCTCCACGCGGTCAACGCCAAGGAGATGCTCCGGCGGGCCTTCCGCTACCAGGTCGCGGGGACCTGCTTCTCGCTGGTCGAGGTGCTGTCGACCTGTCCGACCAACTGGGGCGTGCCCCCGGTCGAGGCCAATCGCTGGCTGGCCCAGAACATGGTGCCGTACTACCCGCTCGGGGTGTTCAAGACCCCCGAGGCAGGCGACCGCGCCGCGAAGCCGGCGGCCGGGGACTGA
- a CDS encoding NAD(P)H-dependent oxidoreductase subunit E yields MTEQPCVDLVKAEAILGKYPPAEPSLIQVLQDVQRAYNYLPCDVLVKVAETLGVPLAHVFSVSTFYKAFALDPQGDTIIKVCTGTACHIRGAGQLVEELTRTLGIGPDQTTGDLKFTVKTVNCVGACAMAPVMIVGDKYWGNAKPARMTKYLGKGKGGDDEN; encoded by the coding sequence ATGACCGAGCAACCCTGTGTGGACCTCGTCAAGGCGGAGGCGATCCTCGGCAAGTACCCGCCCGCGGAGCCGTCGCTGATCCAGGTCCTGCAGGACGTCCAGCGCGCCTACAACTACCTGCCGTGCGACGTCCTGGTCAAGGTGGCGGAGACCCTCGGGGTGCCGCTCGCCCATGTCTTCTCGGTGTCGACGTTCTACAAGGCGTTCGCGCTCGACCCCCAGGGCGACACGATCATCAAGGTCTGCACCGGCACCGCGTGCCACATCCGGGGCGCCGGTCAGCTGGTCGAGGAGCTCACCCGCACCCTCGGGATCGGGCCCGACCAGACGACCGGGGACCTCAAGTTCACGGTCAAGACGGTCAACTGCGTCGGCGCGTGCGCGATGGCGCCGGTCATGATCGTCGGCGACAAGTACTGGGGCAACGCCAAGCCTGCCCGGATGACCAAGTACCTCGGCAAGGGGAAGGGGGGCGACGATGAGAATTGA
- a CDS encoding 4Fe-4S binding protein → MPRIVISPDLCKGCELCVNACPQQILGMGRKINSKGYFYAEVVEQMRCIGCRLCCITCPDTAIEMRVNGTMYHYFSY, encoded by the coding sequence ATGCCACGGATCGTCATCTCTCCAGACCTCTGCAAGGGATGCGAGCTGTGCGTCAACGCCTGCCCGCAGCAGATTCTGGGCATGGGACGGAAGATCAACAGCAAGGGGTACTTCTACGCCGAGGTCGTCGAGCAGATGCGCTGCATCGGCTGCCGGCTGTGCTGCATCACCTGCCCGGACACCGCGATCGAGATGCGGGTCAACGGCACCATGTACCACTACTTCTCGTACTGA
- a CDS encoding 3-methyl-2-oxobutanoate dehydrogenase subunit VorB, whose protein sequence is MAKKLMKGSEAIGEAAIQAGCRLFFGYPITPQNEIPEYMSLRLPQVGGRFVQAESEVAASNMLYGAAGTGERVMTSSSSPGISLMSEAVSYLAGSELPVVIVNIVRAGPGLGGILPSQGDYFQATRGMGHGDFRLLVLAPWSIQEAADLVQDAFDLADFYRNPVLVLGDGLIGQMMEPVEFSSDRQPIKKLEPKTWAATGCHGDRPTNIINSLFLDPEQLERHNFKLKAKFDTMVRDEIRSAAYGTDADYDVLIVAYGTVARVCSTAIEELRERGVRVAMVRPITLFPFPYQAVREAALRASSVLVVELSTGQMIEDVQLALQGARPIHFHCRVGGMLVTPDEVMEKVDGILAGGAAEVSHG, encoded by the coding sequence ATGGCCAAGAAGCTGATGAAGGGCAGCGAGGCGATCGGCGAGGCGGCAATCCAGGCCGGTTGCCGTCTGTTCTTCGGCTACCCGATCACCCCTCAGAACGAGATCCCCGAGTACATGTCGCTGCGGCTGCCGCAGGTCGGCGGGCGCTTCGTCCAGGCGGAGAGCGAGGTCGCGGCGTCGAACATGCTGTACGGCGCCGCCGGCACCGGCGAGCGGGTGATGACCTCGTCCTCGTCGCCCGGGATCTCGCTGATGTCCGAGGCGGTCTCCTATCTGGCCGGGTCCGAGCTGCCGGTCGTGATCGTCAACATCGTGCGGGCCGGGCCGGGCCTCGGCGGCATCCTGCCCAGCCAGGGCGACTACTTCCAGGCCACCCGCGGCATGGGCCATGGTGACTTCCGGCTGCTGGTGCTGGCGCCGTGGTCGATCCAGGAGGCGGCCGACCTGGTGCAGGACGCCTTCGACCTGGCCGACTTCTACCGCAACCCGGTGCTGGTGCTCGGCGACGGCCTGATCGGGCAGATGATGGAGCCTGTCGAGTTCTCGAGCGACCGGCAGCCGATCAAGAAGCTGGAGCCGAAGACCTGGGCCGCCACCGGCTGCCACGGCGACCGGCCCACCAACATCATCAACTCGCTGTTCCTCGATCCCGAGCAGCTCGAGCGCCACAACTTCAAGCTCAAGGCCAAGTTCGACACCATGGTGCGCGACGAGATCCGGTCCGCGGCCTACGGCACCGACGCCGACTACGACGTCCTGATCGTCGCCTACGGCACCGTGGCCAGGGTCTGCTCCACGGCCATCGAGGAGCTGCGCGAGCGCGGCGTTCGGGTGGCGATGGTGCGGCCGATCACGCTGTTCCCGTTCCCGTACCAGGCGGTCCGGGAGGCAGCTCTGCGCGCCAGCTCGGTGCTGGTGGTCGAGCTGTCGACTGGGCAGATGATCGAGGACGTCCAGCTCGCGCTGCAGGGTGCGCGCCCGATCCACTTCCACTGCCGGGTGGGCGGCATGCTGGTGACGCCCGACGAGGTGATGGAGAAGGTGGACGGCATCCTCGCCGGCGGCGCGGCGGAGGTGAGCCATGGCTGA
- the mutL gene encoding DNA mismatch repair endonuclease MutL has product MPRIRVLPDPLVNRIAAGEVVERPSSAVKELIENSLDAEARRIGIELAEGGRSLIRVVDDGCGMDPDEALLALERHATSKIATASDLEHIATLGFRGEALPAMAAVSRLVLLTAADPSQGGVRVTVEGGRILGVEPAARPRGTTVEVRDLFFNTPARRKFLRAPETELRHAQESVWGAALAHPEVAFTLQHGTRTLIDAAPTADPGQRLRGLWGRLEGPVHRFEEAAPGVEVWGLLADGGGAGKPSLTLIVNGRQVRDRLLVGAVRRVLGAPGSGLGGARVVVFLTVPPDEVDVNVHPAKAEVRFARGGSIFAAVERALRSGVAASQRQVDVRRLETPQWVAEAGPERFAAGAGPAGAVPHRSAFEHPAWGDAAEPVVPAAAWTAGGHPAGAGARAAAPDTPFGRLIGQYRSSFLLLEDEWGLVIVDQHVAHERTLYDRIRRRLAGETAPAQRLLEPVLRELDEAAVAALPRVQRLLAGVGIEADLFGAATVRISALPPETGAGAAFDVVEMLLERATAMDGAPETVVEELADSLAASLACKAAITVNHPLSEAEQGALLADLAVTSNPYRCPHGRPIVLRLGQDEIERRLGRR; this is encoded by the coding sequence ATGCCACGGATCCGCGTCCTCCCTGACCCTCTGGTGAACCGCATCGCCGCCGGCGAGGTCGTCGAGCGCCCCTCGTCGGCGGTCAAGGAGCTGATCGAGAACAGCCTCGACGCCGAGGCGCGGCGGATCGGAATCGAGCTCGCAGAGGGTGGGCGCAGCCTGATCCGGGTGGTGGACGACGGCTGCGGCATGGACCCCGACGAGGCCCTGCTCGCGCTGGAGCGGCACGCGACCTCGAAGATCGCCACCGCTTCCGACCTCGAGCACATCGCGACGCTCGGCTTCCGCGGCGAGGCCCTGCCGGCGATGGCCGCGGTGTCGCGGCTCGTTCTGCTGACCGCGGCGGACCCCTCCCAGGGCGGGGTGCGGGTCACCGTCGAGGGCGGGCGGATCCTCGGCGTCGAGCCGGCGGCCCGGCCGCGCGGCACCACGGTCGAGGTCCGGGACCTGTTCTTCAACACGCCGGCGCGACGCAAGTTCCTGCGCGCCCCCGAGACCGAGCTCCGACACGCCCAGGAGTCGGTGTGGGGGGCCGCGCTCGCCCACCCGGAGGTGGCGTTCACGCTGCAGCACGGGACGCGGACGCTGATCGATGCCGCGCCGACCGCCGACCCCGGACAGCGGCTCCGCGGACTTTGGGGCCGCCTGGAGGGGCCGGTCCACCGCTTCGAGGAGGCCGCCCCCGGGGTCGAGGTGTGGGGGCTGCTGGCGGACGGCGGCGGCGCCGGCAAGCCGTCGCTGACCCTGATCGTCAACGGCCGCCAGGTTCGCGACCGGCTGCTCGTGGGCGCGGTGCGCCGGGTGCTCGGCGCCCCGGGGAGCGGCCTTGGCGGCGCGCGGGTCGTCGTGTTCCTGACCGTGCCGCCGGACGAGGTCGACGTCAACGTCCACCCGGCCAAGGCGGAGGTGCGGTTCGCCCGCGGCGGTTCGATCTTCGCGGCGGTCGAGCGGGCGCTCCGGTCGGGGGTGGCGGCGTCCCAGCGGCAGGTCGATGTGCGCAGGTTGGAGACGCCGCAGTGGGTCGCCGAGGCCGGGCCCGAGCGCTTCGCGGCGGGCGCCGGGCCCGCCGGCGCGGTCCCCCACCGCTCGGCGTTCGAGCACCCGGCGTGGGGCGATGCGGCCGAACCGGTGGTACCGGCCGCGGCGTGGACGGCCGGCGGCCATCCCGCCGGTGCCGGGGCGCGGGCCGCCGCGCCCGACACTCCGTTCGGGCGGCTGATCGGGCAGTACCGCAGCTCGTTCCTGCTGCTCGAGGACGAGTGGGGGCTGGTGATCGTCGACCAGCACGTGGCCCACGAGCGGACGCTCTACGACCGCATCCGCCGCCGCCTCGCCGGGGAGACGGCGCCGGCGCAGCGGCTCCTCGAGCCGGTGCTGCGCGAGCTCGACGAGGCCGCGGTCGCCGCCCTGCCGAGGGTGCAGCGGCTGCTGGCCGGCGTCGGCATCGAGGCCGATCTGTTCGGGGCCGCGACGGTCCGGATCTCCGCCCTGCCGCCGGAGACTGGCGCGGGCGCCGCGTTCGACGTGGTGGAGATGCTGCTCGAGCGCGCCACCGCGATGGACGGCGCGCCGGAGACGGTGGTGGAAGAGCTCGCCGATTCGCTCGCCGCGTCGCTCGCCTGCAAGGCGGCGATCACCGTCAACCACCCGCTCTCCGAGGCTGAGCAGGGGGCGCTGCTCGCCGACCTCGCGGTCACCAGCAATCCGTACCGCTGCCCGCACGGGCGGCCGATCGTGCTCCGCCTGGGCCAGGACGAGATCGAGCGCAGGCTGGGGAGACGATGA
- a CDS encoding DNA translocase FtsK 4TM domain-containing protein, translated as MRDRVLREAGAVALLLGSILVAVALLTHSPMDPSPFHASTEHASPSNWAGWLGATLSAALLSLIGLTALLLPPIGAVLGWRILRQRPLASPSLTLVGWLIVLLTLPGLLSLVAFDVPYRGGGVPSAGFVGRAESDLLGGFAGPVGRVVILVFFLLVGALMVSGRSAAILAEVVIGRLRERREGRQRERLRKKRERQQQQDRRRVLERQLARIDSEGGYRGSLTVKQVEGRGRFRIVRRTAEGAAEPAPADEQKPEPATAPEPAAPKRQAKPRAEKKAAPDKVVQEEFDFVEDLEAYDLPRLSFLEEPADIVQRDSSAMIEMSKLITTKCHEFRVRGEVVNIRTGPVITTYEFRLEPGVKISAVQNLAEDLALALRTESVRIERIPGRATVGIEVPNPDPEVIRLRTLLEAPEFQHAQSLLTLSLGVDIRGKPFFADLARMPHLLIGGFTGSGKSVGLNAMIMSILYKAKPDQVKFILVDPKMVELGVYADIPHLLTPIISDPKKAANALGWTVAEMDLRYRYLAALGARNLTQYNQLVSDPVQLRKVRSQLADADDEELADLEPLPYVVVVIDELADLMLASSRAVEESITRLSQKARAVGIHLVCATQRPSVDILTGIIKANFPCRLSYKVRSRFDARTILDSMGSEQLLGRGDMLYLPPGSSTLIRLHGPLVTEKEIATVVRYIKRFGKPDYQREVLTHAALGSNDRGGRRTVVEDETELGDPMYEHAARLVVKTRKASASYIQRRLHLGYTRSARLLDMMEREGLVGPLAGSKGREVLVPETYFAEVDETHELDGDFDESEVP; from the coding sequence ATGCGCGACCGGGTGCTCCGCGAGGCGGGAGCGGTCGCGCTCCTGCTCGGCTCGATCCTGGTGGCGGTGGCGCTGCTGACCCACTCGCCGATGGACCCGAGCCCGTTCCACGCCTCGACCGAGCACGCGAGCCCGTCGAACTGGGCGGGCTGGCTCGGGGCCACGCTGTCCGCCGCGCTGCTCAGCCTGATCGGGCTGACCGCCCTGCTGCTGCCCCCGATCGGCGCCGTGCTGGGATGGCGGATTCTCCGCCAGCGGCCGCTCGCGAGCCCGTCGCTGACGCTGGTCGGCTGGCTGATCGTGCTGCTCACCCTGCCCGGCCTGCTGTCGCTGGTGGCGTTCGACGTCCCCTACCGGGGCGGCGGGGTGCCCAGCGCCGGCTTCGTGGGCCGGGCGGAGTCCGACCTGCTCGGCGGCTTCGCGGGCCCGGTCGGCCGGGTGGTGATCCTGGTGTTCTTCCTGCTGGTCGGAGCGCTGATGGTGTCCGGCAGGTCGGCGGCGATCCTCGCCGAGGTCGTGATCGGCCGGCTGCGCGAGCGTCGAGAGGGCCGCCAGCGCGAGCGGCTGCGCAAGAAGCGCGAGCGCCAGCAGCAGCAGGACCGCCGCAGGGTCCTCGAGCGGCAGCTTGCGCGAATCGACTCCGAGGGGGGCTACCGCGGCTCGCTGACTGTCAAGCAGGTGGAGGGCAGAGGCCGGTTTCGGATCGTTCGCCGGACCGCGGAGGGCGCAGCCGAGCCGGCGCCGGCCGACGAGCAGAAGCCGGAGCCGGCGACGGCGCCTGAGCCCGCAGCGCCGAAGCGGCAAGCGAAGCCGCGGGCGGAGAAGAAGGCGGCGCCCGACAAGGTCGTCCAGGAGGAGTTCGACTTCGTCGAGGACCTCGAGGCCTACGACCTGCCCCGGCTCAGCTTCCTCGAGGAGCCCGCGGACATCGTCCAGCGCGACTCGAGCGCCATGATCGAAATGTCGAAGCTGATCACCACCAAGTGCCACGAGTTCCGGGTGCGCGGCGAGGTCGTCAACATCCGCACCGGGCCGGTGATCACGACCTACGAGTTCCGCCTCGAGCCGGGGGTCAAGATCTCCGCGGTCCAGAACCTGGCCGAGGACCTGGCGCTCGCATTGCGCACCGAGTCGGTCCGCATCGAGCGGATCCCGGGGCGGGCGACGGTGGGCATCGAGGTGCCCAACCCCGACCCCGAGGTCATCCGCCTGCGCACCCTGCTCGAGGCGCCGGAGTTCCAGCACGCCCAGTCGCTGCTCACCCTGAGCCTCGGCGTGGACATCCGGGGCAAGCCGTTCTTCGCCGACCTGGCGCGGATGCCGCACCTGCTGATCGGCGGATTCACCGGCTCCGGCAAGTCGGTGGGCTTGAACGCCATGATCATGTCGATCCTGTACAAGGCCAAGCCGGACCAGGTCAAGTTCATCCTGGTCGACCCGAAGATGGTGGAGCTGGGCGTCTACGCCGACATCCCGCACCTGCTGACGCCGATCATCTCGGACCCCAAGAAGGCCGCCAACGCGCTTGGCTGGACGGTCGCCGAGATGGACCTGCGCTACCGCTACCTGGCCGCGCTCGGCGCGCGCAACCTGACCCAGTACAACCAGCTGGTGAGCGACCCGGTGCAGCTGCGCAAGGTGCGCTCGCAGCTCGCCGACGCCGACGACGAGGAGCTGGCCGACCTCGAGCCGCTGCCCTACGTGGTGGTGGTGATCGACGAGCTCGCCGACCTGATGCTGGCGTCGTCGCGGGCAGTCGAGGAGTCGATCACCAGGCTGTCCCAGAAAGCGCGGGCGGTCGGCATCCACCTGGTCTGCGCCACCCAGCGGCCATCGGTGGACATCCTGACCGGGATCATCAAGGCCAACTTCCCGTGCCGGCTCTCCTACAAGGTGCGCTCGCGCTTCGACGCCCGAACCATCCTCGACTCGATGGGCTCGGAGCAGCTGCTCGGCCGCGGGGACATGCTCTATCTGCCGCCGGGGAGCTCCACCCTGATCCGACTGCACGGGCCGTTGGTCACCGAGAAGGAGATCGCCACCGTCGTCCGCTATATCAAACGCTTCGGCAAACCGGACTACCAGAGAGAGGTGCTGACCCACGCCGCCCTCGGCAGCAACGACCGGGGCGGCCGGCGGACCGTGGTCGAGGACGAGACCGAGCTGGGAGACCCAATGTACGAGCACGCGGCGCGGCTGGTGGTGAAGACCCGCAAGGCATCGGCGTCGTACATCCAGCGCCGGCTCCACCTCGGCTACACCCGCTCGGCGCGGCTGCTCGACATGATGGAGCGGGAGGGGCTGGTGGGCCCGCTCGCCGGCTCCAAGGGCCGCGAGGTGCTGGTGCCCGAAACCTACTTCGCGGAGGTCGACGAGACCCACGAGCTGGATGGCGATTTCGACGAGAGTGAGGTGCCGTGA
- a CDS encoding NADH-ubiquinone oxidoreductase-F iron-sulfur binding region domain-containing protein, with protein MRIESIAQFASLQEESRRRAADRRQQIMVCCGTGCLASGSKKVAEAFAEEVAKRGLDASVGMFVKTTGCHGFCERGPLVALLPSGILYTKVKPSNVGQIIDKTVLGGEVIPSLTYKNPADGQRISAYAEIPFYKHQLRVAMRNIGRIDPTDIRDAIAEGAYSGLAKALGEMTPEAVIEEVAIAGQRGRGGAGFNTARKWRSCRRAPGDRRFVLCNGDEGDPGAFKDRSIMEGDPHSVLEGMVIGAWAVGAHEGFIYVRDEYPLAVVHLTIAMEQARSYGLLGDNIMGSGFDFDIRISRGGGAFVCGESSALMRSLEGKIGEPRAKYVHSTDKGLFDLPTVLNNVETWAGIGAIIERGGAWFASMGTERSKGTKAFSLVGKVKNTGLIELPMGTTLRRIIFDIGGGILGDRPFKAVQTGGPSGGCVPEALLDLPVDYERLTEAGSMMGSGGMIVMDDRTCMVDVARYFLKFLTEESCGKCVPCREGLQQLLHIFDRLVEGRGRPDDIPAIERLSRGMQLGSLCELGKSAPNPVLSTLRYFRSEYEAHIFGKSCPAGICRELTAYEIVPDLCDGCHACFKACPVNAITGTIKELHRIHHDACISCGACFDVCPTAAIRTFPKVELKTEVV; from the coding sequence ATGAGAATTGAGTCGATCGCCCAGTTCGCGTCGCTCCAGGAGGAGTCGCGGCGGCGCGCCGCGGATCGCCGCCAGCAGATCATGGTGTGCTGCGGGACCGGGTGCCTGGCGTCGGGCTCGAAGAAGGTGGCGGAGGCCTTTGCCGAAGAGGTGGCGAAGCGAGGGCTCGACGCGTCGGTCGGGATGTTCGTCAAGACCACCGGGTGCCACGGGTTCTGCGAGCGCGGGCCGCTGGTGGCCCTCCTGCCGTCGGGCATCCTCTACACCAAGGTCAAGCCCTCGAACGTCGGGCAGATCATCGACAAGACCGTGCTCGGCGGCGAGGTCATCCCCAGCCTCACCTACAAGAACCCGGCCGACGGCCAGCGGATCTCCGCCTACGCCGAGATCCCCTTCTACAAGCACCAGCTGCGGGTCGCGATGCGGAACATCGGCCGGATCGACCCGACCGACATCCGCGACGCGATCGCCGAGGGCGCCTACTCTGGCCTTGCCAAGGCGCTCGGCGAGATGACGCCGGAGGCGGTGATCGAGGAGGTCGCGATCGCGGGGCAGCGCGGCCGTGGCGGCGCCGGCTTCAACACCGCCCGCAAGTGGCGGTCGTGCCGGCGCGCGCCGGGGGACCGCCGGTTCGTGCTGTGCAACGGGGACGAGGGCGACCCGGGGGCGTTCAAGGACCGATCGATCATGGAGGGCGACCCGCACTCGGTGCTCGAGGGCATGGTGATCGGGGCCTGGGCGGTCGGCGCCCACGAGGGCTTCATCTACGTCCGCGACGAGTACCCGCTGGCCGTGGTCCACCTGACCATCGCCATGGAGCAGGCGCGCAGCTACGGGCTGCTCGGCGACAACATCATGGGATCCGGCTTCGACTTCGACATCAGGATCTCGCGCGGCGGCGGCGCCTTCGTGTGCGGCGAGTCGTCCGCGCTGATGCGCTCGCTGGAGGGCAAGATCGGCGAGCCGCGCGCCAAGTACGTCCACTCGACCGACAAGGGGCTGTTCGACCTGCCGACGGTGCTCAACAACGTCGAGACCTGGGCCGGCATCGGGGCGATCATCGAGCGCGGCGGCGCCTGGTTCGCGTCCATGGGCACCGAGCGATCGAAGGGCACCAAGGCGTTCTCGCTGGTCGGCAAGGTCAAGAACACCGGTCTCATCGAGCTGCCGATGGGCACCACCCTGCGCCGGATCATCTTCGACATCGGCGGCGGGATCCTCGGCGACCGGCCGTTCAAGGCGGTGCAGACGGGCGGCCCGTCCGGGGGCTGCGTCCCGGAGGCCCTGCTCGACCTGCCCGTCGACTACGAGCGGCTGACCGAGGCGGGTTCGATGATGGGCTCCGGCGGCATGATCGTCATGGACGACCGGACCTGCATGGTCGACGTCGCGCGCTACTTCCTGAAGTTCCTCACCGAGGAGTCGTGCGGCAAGTGCGTGCCGTGCCGCGAGGGCCTGCAGCAGCTCCTCCACATCTTCGACCGGCTGGTCGAGGGCCGCGGCCGCCCGGACGACATCCCGGCGATCGAGCGCCTGTCGCGCGGCATGCAGCTCGGCAGCCTGTGCGAGCTCGGCAAGTCGGCGCCCAATCCGGTGCTGTCGACGCTTCGCTACTTCCGCTCCGAGTACGAGGCGCACATCTTCGGGAAGTCCTGCCCGGCGGGCATCTGCCGGGAGCTGACCGCCTACGAGATCGTCCCCGACCTGTGCGACGGCTGCCACGCCTGCTTCAAGGCCTGCCCGGTCAACGCGATCACCGGCACGATCAAGGAGCTGCATCGCATCCACCACGATGCGTGCATCTCCTGCGGCGCCTGCTTCGACGTTTGCCCGACCGCGGCCATCCGCACCTTCCCCAAGGTCGAGCTCAAGACGGAGGTGGTGTGA
- a CDS encoding 2-oxoacid:acceptor oxidoreductase family protein, with protein MQNDVIMAGFGGQGILLIGKMLAYAGMHEGKEVSWLPSYGPEMRGGTCNCTVVISDRPVGSPVIRSPRAVLAMNLPSLDRFERDVRPGGLLLVNSSLINRDPARSDLTVVKVPANEIANSIGNPRAANMVALGAYLGATGAVSVGEVEAVIRETFSAKPQLVDINLLALHRGLELGAAAAGRPLEAVVEEGS; from the coding sequence ATGCAGAACGACGTGATCATGGCTGGGTTCGGCGGGCAGGGGATCCTGCTCATCGGCAAGATGCTCGCCTACGCGGGCATGCACGAGGGCAAGGAGGTGTCCTGGCTGCCCTCCTACGGCCCGGAGATGCGCGGCGGCACCTGCAACTGCACCGTGGTGATCTCCGACCGGCCGGTGGGCTCGCCGGTGATCCGCTCGCCGCGGGCGGTGCTCGCGATGAACCTGCCCTCGCTCGACCGGTTCGAGCGCGACGTCCGGCCCGGCGGGCTGCTGCTGGTCAACTCGTCGCTGATCAACCGCGACCCCGCCCGTTCCGACCTGACGGTCGTCAAGGTGCCGGCGAACGAGATCGCGAACTCGATCGGCAACCCCCGCGCCGCCAACATGGTGGCGCTCGGCGCCTATCTCGGCGCCACCGGGGCGGTCTCGGTCGGCGAGGTCGAGGCCGTGATCCGCGAGACATTCTCGGCGAAGCCGCAGCTCGTCGACATCAACCTGCTCGCCCTGCACCGCGGCCTCGAGCTCGGGGCGGCGGCGGCCGGCAGGCCCCTGGAGGCGGTGGTGGAGGAGGGCTCATGA
- a CDS encoding DUF1751 domain-containing protein, translated as MRRECWHLTEGLIFLHFAVFVLAYADRASLQPLALIPGTVAARPWTVLTFQFIPRSGMFWFFISMLVLWIMAKPIEDEWGSPRFLLFWLVSTAGAAGTALLLGVPMAGDAFFNGSLLFTFATLYPEMQFMLFFIVPVKVKWLAVVGGAFLVFSSFSGLGAIGGLVNVAGMSAGYVFFLATRRLPSRRKLGFELAKKKARVSAMVENASAEQRNRGWDPRVRAAIARAHGGGAVAPEDGKLLAELDAARDASITVCAPSEFGLTDDPVCRTCPGFAECGARAIRMAAAAGTSPSGEAPATTAEEGETR; from the coding sequence ATGCGGCGCGAGTGCTGGCACTTGACCGAGGGGCTGATCTTCCTGCACTTCGCGGTGTTCGTGCTGGCGTACGCCGACCGGGCGAGCCTCCAGCCGCTGGCCCTGATCCCGGGCACCGTGGCGGCCCGCCCCTGGACCGTGCTCACCTTCCAGTTCATCCCCCGCTCCGGCATGTTCTGGTTCTTCATCTCGATGCTCGTGCTGTGGATCATGGCGAAGCCGATCGAGGACGAGTGGGGCTCGCCCCGGTTCCTGCTTTTCTGGCTGGTGTCGACGGCGGGGGCGGCGGGCACGGCATTGCTGCTCGGCGTGCCGATGGCCGGCGATGCCTTCTTCAACGGCTCCCTCCTGTTCACCTTCGCGACGCTCTACCCCGAGATGCAGTTCATGCTGTTCTTCATCGTCCCCGTCAAGGTGAAGTGGCTGGCGGTGGTCGGCGGCGCCTTCCTCGTGTTCTCGAGCTTCTCCGGCCTCGGCGCCATCGGCGGGCTGGTCAACGTGGCGGGCATGTCCGCTGGCTACGTGTTCTTCCTCGCCACCCGCCGGCTGCCGTCGCGGCGCAAGCTGGGCTTCGAGCTCGCCAAGAAGAAGGCCAGGGTGTCGGCGATGGTCGAGAATGCCTCTGCCGAGCAGCGCAACCGCGGCTGGGACCCGCGGGTGCGCGCCGCGATCGCGCGGGCGCACGGCGGGGGAGCGGTCGCCCCCGAGGACGGGAAGCTGCTGGCCGAGCTCGATGCGGCCCGGGACGCGTCGATCACGGTCTGCGCCCCGTCCGAGTTCGGCCTCACCGACGACCCGGTCTGTCGGACCTGCCCGGGCTTCGCGGAGTGCGGCGCGCGGGCGATCCGGATGGCGGCCGCCGCGGGCACGTCGCCTTCGGGTGAGGCGCCGGCAACGACAGCTGAGGAGGGCGAAACCCGCTGA